From a region of the Mercurialis annua linkage group LG1-X, ddMerAnnu1.2, whole genome shotgun sequence genome:
- the LOC126681179 gene encoding anaphase-promoting complex subunit 1-like, which yields MLRELTVLGEFKPYGLIAEALDSKPEYNNVAADKYDYFLFDPEIVRDQCELNDSDISESPFGDQCDHELFIRGNTIIWSIGSRVFKRFTSPTPVKMACWCRLGDTSEALLCVLQIDSLTVCSISGELVSIPLPCTITSMWPLPFGLLLQSVAEGERGKLSIMKDFDERTI from the exons ATGCTTCGCGAACTCACAGTACTCGGAGAATTCAAGCCGTACGGCTTAATAGCTGAAGCTCTCGACAGCAAGCCTGAATATAACAATGTCGCCGCTGATAAGTACGACTACTTCCTTTTTGACCCCGAAATCGTCCGAGACCAATGCGAACTCAACGATTCTGATATTTCTGAGTCTCCTTTTGGTGATCAGTGTGATCACGAGCTCTTCATTCGAGGAAACAC GATAATATGGTCGATAGGCTCGCGAGTTTTCAAGAGATTCACGTCTCCCACTCCGGTTAAAATG GCGTGCTGGTGTCGCCTGGGCGATACGTCTGAGGCTTTGCTATGCGTCTTGCAAATTGATTCTCTAACGGTATGCAGCATATCAG GTGAATTAGTATCCATTCCCCTTCCCTGTACTATTACTTCGATGTGGCCTCTTCCATTTGGTTTGTTACTTCAGTCAGTAGCTGAAGGAG AAAGAGGAAAATTGAGCATAATGAAGGATTTTGATGAAAGAACAATTTGA
- the LOC126681173 gene encoding E3 ubiquitin-protein ligase At1g63170 has product MDVSSVESHSESLTDTYPLLMERPGSVNSSSEHVIDIPHSSDTSPSTSHDRTSSGLEASTNEDRPSTTGGRTQPPPISHPSAVSSNNGSNTRNSSLIRRNETRRRRSPLNSGLWISVELVLTVSQIVASIIVLSLSRHEHPRAPLFAWIVGYASGCIATLPLLYWRYRHRNQVTEQEAAQPRQGSQHFSIPGESISISITRNSEAADRRSSTTSPRSSQNAGAVNARLKTLVEYFKMGLDCFFAVWFVVGNVWIFGGHSSASEAPNMYRLCIVFLTISCIGYAMPFILCATICCCLPCIISLLGFREDLGQTRGATSESIDALPTYKFKLNKHRNSDDRDGNSGASDGGTVAAGTERERNISGEDAVCCICLAKYANNDELRELPCSHFFHKECVDKWLKINASCPLCKTEVGESIMGSLSGSNSVQRRVEGRVGNGLASTMF; this is encoded by the exons ATGGATGTTTCCTCAGTCGAGTCACATTCTGAAAGTCTAACTGACACTTATCCTTTGTTAATGGAGCGACCCGGCAGTGTTAATAGTAGTAGCGAACACGTTATTGATATACCACATAGCAGTGATACTTCTCCATCGACGTCTCATGATAGAACTTCAAGTGGTTTGGAAGCCTCTACAAATGAGGACAGACCTAGTACAACTGGTGGGAGAACACAACCGCCGCCTATTTCTCATCCTTCTGCTGTTTCGTCTAATAACGGATCAAATACTCGTAATTCATCTTTGATTAGGAGAAACGAAACTCGTCGACGCAGGAGTCctttaaactctggtttatggATTTCTGTTGAGCTGGTTCTTACCGTAAGCCAGATTGTTGCTTCCATTATTGTACTGTCTTTGTCAAGGCACGAACATCCCCGAGCACCATTATTTGCTTGGATTGTTGGTTATGCATCAGGGTGTATTGCGACTCTTCCTCTTCTTTATTGGCGTTACCGTCATCGTAATCAAGTTACAGAACAAGAGGCAGCTCAACCTCGTCAGGGTTCGCAACACTTCAGTATTCCTGGAGAGTCCATATCCATTTCAATCACCAGAAACTCAGAAGCAGCAGATCGTCGATCATCTACCACTTCACCTAGAAGTAGTCAAAATGCTGGAGCAGTGAATGCAAG ACTCAAGACTCTGGTTGAATACTTCAAAATGGGTTTGGATTGCTTTTTTGCAGTTTGGTTTGTTGTCGGCAATGTGTGGATCTTTGGTGGGCATTCATCTGCAAGTGAGGCTCCCAACATGTATAG GTTATGCATAGTGTTTCTGACTATTAGTTGTATCGGTTATGCTATGCCCTTCATTCTCTGTGCCACGATTTGTTGTTGTTTGCCTTGTATTATATCTCTTCTTGGGTTTAGAGAGGATCTGGGACAGACCAGAGGAGCCACTTCTGAATCAATTGATGCCTTACCAACATACAAATTTAAGTTGAATAAACATAGAAATAGTGATGATAGAGATGGCAACTCAGGTGCCAGTGATGGAGGAACTGTGGCTGCAGGTACAGAACGCGAGCGTAACATCTCAGGAGAAGATGCG GTTTGTTGCATTTGTCTGGCGAAGTATGCAAATAACGATGAATTGAGGGAGTTACCATGTTCTCATTTTTTCCACAAAGAATGTGTCGACAAGTGGCTGAAGATCAATGCTTCATGTCCTCTTTGCAAGACGGAGGTCGGAGAAAGTATCATGGGTTCGCTGTCAGGGTCAAATTCTGTCCAACGACGGGTTGAAGGTAGAGTTGGTAATGGCTTGGCGAGTACCATGTTTTAA
- the LOC126681130 gene encoding uncharacterized protein LOC126681130 gives MGVDYYNILKVDKNATDEDLKKSYRKLAMKWHPDKNPNNKKEAEAKFKQISEAYEVLSDPQKRAIYDQYGEEGLKDMPPSGSSGFPYGNGSSGGGGGGGSSGFNPRNAEDIFAEFFGSSPFGFGSSGPGRSMRFQSDGGMFGGFGGSENLFRTYSEGTVPRKPAPVESKLPCSLEELYSGSTRKMKISRTVVDGHGRQVQETEILTIDVKPGWKKGTKVTFQDKGNEQLNQLPADLVFIIDEKPHHMYKRDGNDLIINQRVTLAEALGGTTVNISTLDGRSLSIPVHDIVRPGYELVVAREGMPVAKEPGNRGDLKIKFEVKFPTRLTPEQRAGLKRALGG, from the exons ATGGGTGTGGATTACTATAACATATTGAAAGTTGACAAGAATGCAACAGATGAAGATCTTAAGAAATCTTATAGAAAATTGGCAATGAAATGGCATCCTGACAAGAATCCAAATAACAAGAAAGAGGCTGAAGCTAAATTTAAGCAGATCTCTGAAGCTTATGAg GTTCTCAGTGACCCACAAAAGAGAGCAATTTATGACCAGTATGGTGAAGAAGGATTGAAAGACATGCCACCCTCCGGCAGTAGTGGATTCCCATATGGTAATGGCAGTAGTGGCGGGGGCGGCGGGGGCGGGTCAAGTGGTTTCAATCCTAGGAATGCAGAAGATATATTTGCAGAATTCTTTGGAAGCAGTCCTTTTGGATTTGGATCATCAGGACCAGGAAGATCCATGAGATTTCAGTCAGATGGAGGGATGTTCGGCGGATTTGGCGGGAGCGAAAATCTTTTCAGAACCTACAGTGAAGGAACCGTGCCGAGAAAGCCAGCACCGGTAGAGAGTAAATTGCCTTGCAGCCTTGAAGAATTATACTCAGGGTCAACTAGGAAAATGAAGATCTCTAGAACTGTTGTAGATGGCCATGG gAGGCAAGTGCAAGAAACAGAGATATTAACCATTGATGTGAAGCCGGGATGGAAGAAAGGAACAAAAGTTACCTTCCAAGATAAAGGAAATGAACAGCTTAATCAGCTTCCGGCGGATCTCGTGTTCATCATTGACGAAAAGCCTCATCATATGTATAAGAGAGATGGTAACGATCTCATTATTAACCAAAGGGTAACGTTAGCAGAAGCATTAGGAGGCACTACGGTGAATATCAGTACGCTTGATGGCCGTAGTTTATCAATTCCGGTACATGATATAGTTCGCCCTGGTTACGAGCTTGTTGTTGCTAGAGAGGGCATGCCAGTAGCCAAGGAGCCTGGCAATCGAGGCGATTTGAAGATCAAATTCGAAGTCAAGTTCCCGACAAGACTTACGCCGGAGCAACGAGCAGGACTAAAGCGTGCCCTTGGTGGCTGA